In Brachybacterium saurashtrense, the genomic stretch TGGCAGGTCCTCATCGGCCTCGCCCTCGGCGTGATCCTCGGCCTCGTCGCCGCCCAGATGGGCCCGGTCTCCCCCACCGACGCGAACCCCGACGGCGACAACTGGCTGACCACCACCCTCAGCACGATCGGCGGCATCTTCGTGACGCTGCTGAAGGCGCTGGTGCCGCCGCTGATCTTCCTCGCGATCGTCACCTCGATCGCGAACCTGCGCAACGTCACCAACGCCGCGCGCCTGGCCTGGAAGACCCTGCTCTGGTTCGGCATCACCGCCCTCATCGCGGTCTCCATCGGCATCGCGCTGGGCGCCCTCACGAGCCCCGGCGAGAACTCCGGCGTGAGCGCGGACGCCGCCGAGGCCTCCTCCACCCAGGGCGGCTGGCTCGACTTCCTCACGGGCCTCGTCCCCTCGAACTTCCTGGGCATCACCGGCAGCGCGAGCGATGACGGCTCCGTCTCCCTGAGCTTCAACGCCCTGCAGATCCTCGTCATCTCCATCGCCGTGGGCATCGCGGTGCTGAAGGTGGGCGAGAAGGCCGAGCCGTTCCTGCGCTTCACCGGCTCCGCCCTGGAGATCGTGCAGAAGCTGCTGTGGTGGGTGATCCGCCTGGCCCCGATCGGCACCGTCGGCCTGCTCGGCAACGCCGTCGCCTCCTACGGCTGGGAGGCCATCGGCCAGCTCGGCGTGTTCGTGGCCGACGTCTACATCGGCATGCTGATCGTGCTGCTGGTGGTCTACCCCGTGCTGCTGCGCGCCAACGGCCTCTCCATCGCCTCGTTCTTCCGCGGCGTCTGGCCGGCGACCTCGCTGGGCTTCGTCTCCCGCTCCTCGCTGGGCACCATGCCGATGACCCAGACGGTCACCGAGCGGATGGGCGTGCCGCGCCACTACGCCTCCTTCTCGGTGCCGCTGGGCGCGACCACCAAGATGGATGGCTGCGCCGCGATCTACCCCGCGCTCGCCGCGATCTTCGTCGCGAACTTCTACGGGGTGCCGCTGGGCGTCACCGACTACCTGCTGATCGTGCTGGTCTCCGTGCTCGGCTCCGCCGCGACCGCCGGCATGACCGGGGCCACCGTGATGCTCACCCTGACCCTGTCCACCCTGGGCCTCCCGCTCGAGGGCGTGGGCCTGCTGCTCGCGATCGACCCGATCCTGGACATGGGCCGCACCGCCCTGAACGTCACCGGCCAGTCGCTGGTGCCCGTGATCGTCGCCAAGCGCGAGAAGATCCTGGACAAGGCCGCCTACGACGCGGTGCGCCGCACCTCCTTCCAGGTCATCCAGGCCGAGGAGCGCGCGGAGGCCGACGCGGCCGCCGTGCAGGACGCCGCCGCGGCGACCGACGACGCAGCGCCCGCGACCGACGGCGACTCCGCCGGAGGGCGCGAGAAGGCCGGCGCCCCCGCCTGACCCCCGCACGCCGCACGCCGACGAGGCCCGCCCCCTGCCCGGGGGCGGGCCTCGTCCGCCTCCACCGGCGCGGGGCCGCGCCGCGCGGAAGCCGGTGCGACGACGGGCATCGGCCGCCACCCGGCGTTCCCCGTCGTGGCCCCGCTGTGAGGTCACCGGCCCCTCAGCGCCGAGCCCTTGGCGACGCCCGGGCCGACCGCTACCGTGGGAGCGTCCTCTCGACCCGGCGCCGGGTCGACCCCGCAGTGCATCTACCTCGGGTCCCCCAGGGGGATCGTCCAAGGCGGCACCACCCGTCCGGAGGATCCATGACCTCATCGCATCCGAGCCCGCACCGCCCCGCCGCGCACCAGCCGCCGAGCACCCCGTCGACCGAGGCGCCGGCCCCCAGCCTGCGCGCCGCCGCCGGGACCGGGTACTTCCCCATCGCCTTCATCGCCCGGTTCCCCTTCGCGATGATGGTGGTGGGCACGCTCACCCTGGTGGTCTCGGCCCGCGAGTCGATCGCCCTGGGCGGCCTGAACTCCGCCGTGCTGGGGCTCGGCTCCGCGCTGGTGGGCCCGCTGCTCGGCGCCGCGGCCGACAGGATCGGCCAGCGCCCCGTGATCCTGGCCTCCGGGATCCTGAACTCGCTGGCCCTGCTGGCGCTGGCCTGGGTGGCGTTCAGCCCGCTGCCCGACCTCGCCGTGCTCGCCGTCGGGTTCGTGATCGGCGCGACCTCGCCGCAGATCGGCCCGTTCTCCCGCAGCCGCCTGGTGCACCTGATCCTCACGCGCCTGCCCGCCCCGCGGCGCGCCCACAGCCTCAACGCGACCATGGGCTACGAATCCGCGGCCGACGAGACCGCCTTCGTGTTCGGCCCGGTGGTGGTGGGGCTGCTGGCCACGACGATGACGCCGGCCGCGCCGATGATCGGTGCGGCCGTCCTCACCCTCGTGTTCGTCACCGCCTTCGCCCTGCATCCCACCGCCCGCGCCTCCGCCCCGACCTCCGAGGAGCCCGTGCGGCAGGCTCCCGCGCGGGAGCTGCGCAGCCTGCGGGTGCTGGTGGTGGTGGCCGGCGCGCTCGGCGTGGGGCTCTTCTTCGGCACCGTGCTCACCTCGCTCACCTCCTTCCTCGCCGACACCGGCCACGGCGACTCCGCCGGTCTGGTGTACGGGGTGATGGGGGTGGGGTCCACGATCCTGGCGCTGTCGATCGGGCTGTTCCCGCAGCGGTTCACGCTCGCGGCGCGGTGGCTGGTGTTCTCCTCGCTGATGCTCGCGGCGATGATCGGCTTCGGGTTCGCGGGCGGGCTCACCGGCGTCGTCTGGGCGATGGCGATCGCGGGCATCGGGATCGGGCCCACGATCGTGACGCTCTACAGCCTCGCCGCGGAGCGCTCCCCGCAGGGCCGCTCCGCCACCGTGATGACCATGCTGGGCTCGGCGACGATCGTCGGCCAGTCCGCGGCCTCGGCCCTCACCGGCGCGGTCGCCGAGCGTGCCGGCTCGCAGGTGGCGATGTGGCTGCCCGTCGGCGCCGCCGCCCTGGTGCTGCTGGCGGCGGTGGTCAACGCCCTGGGCCGACAGCGCGCCCTGCGCCGCGCCGCGCAGGACGTGGAGCGCGACGCGCGCCGGCTCCGGGAACTGCCCACCGAGCACCTCTGAGCGCGCCTGCGAGCGCGGCCGGGACGCGGGCCCGGACCCTCACCGCCACAGCGCAGGCGTGGGGCGGGCGCGGACCCTCACCGCCACAGCAGGTGCTGCAGCGCCGGGGTGAGCTCGGCATGGGCGGGCGCGAATCCGCTCGCCTCGAGACGGGCGGAGGAGACGCGCTGGTCGGTGCGGATCAGCTCGTCGGCGGCGGCGCCGCCCAGCACGGCCCGCGGCCCGAACGGCGGCACCGGCAGCAGGGCGGGCCGGTGCAGCACCGCGCCGAGGGCGCGGGCGAACTCGAGCGCGGTCACCGGCCGCGGGGCGACGGCGTTGACCGGACCGTCGAGGTCGGCGGTGAGCGCGGCGTGGGCGAACACGCGCACCACGTCGTCCAGGGAGATCCAGGAGAGCATCGCCTCCGCGTCGGTGAGACGCCCGCCCATCCCGGCCAGGAACAGCGGCAGCTGCGGCAGCAGGGAGCCGCCCCCATCGCTGAGCGCCAGTCCGGTGCGCACGTGCGCCACCCGCACCCCGGCGCCGCGCGCGGCACGGGTGGAGCCCTCCCAGTCCCGCACCAGGTCCGCGAGGAAGCCCTCGCCGCCGGGATCCTCCTCGGTGAGCAGCTCACCGGGGCGCCGCGGGCCGTACAGCCCGATCGCGGAGGCCTGCACCAGCGCCGTGGGGCCGTCGCGCATCCCCGCGAGGGTGCGGGAGAGCAGCGAGGTGCCGTTCACGCGGGAGTCGCGGATCTCGCGCCGCGCGGAGCGGGTCCAGCGGGTGCCGATCGAGCGACCGGCGAGGTTGACCACCACGTCCACGCCCTCGAGGTCGGCGGGATCCAGCTCGCCGCTGCGCGGGTCCCAGGAGATCTCCCCCTCGCCCACGCTGCTCTCCCTCACCATCCGCCGCACGGTGTGCCCGCCCGTCTCCAGCAGCGCGGCGAGCTGGGTGCCGATCAGCCCGGAGGAGCCGGTGATCGCGACGGTGCGACGCGGGAGGTGGGCGAACGCGTCATGGAAGGCGAGATCGTCGTGCAGCTGCCGGCTGCGGAAGGCCAGCAGGCGGCGCATCCGCGAGGCCGCGGCCGGCTCCAGCCGCTCCAGGCGGCGCGGCATCTCGATCTCGATGCGGTCGTGCACCAGCGTGCCGGAGCCGTCGGCCTCCAGCAGGTGCTCGTGCTGCCAGGTGCGCCACGGGCCGCGCACCTGCTGGTCCACGAAGCGCCCGGCCTGCGGGTCGTGCTCGGCGTGACGGAGGATCCAGTGCGGGCGCAGCAGATCCGGGAGCGCGGGCGGCCCCACCCGGGTGCCGACGAGGCGGCCGGCGCGCATCCCGCCCTCGCCCGGGGCGTCCATCGAGGCCAGCCCCGGCGGGGTGAGGCGCACCAGGGCACCGGGACGGCCGTACCAGGCCTGCACCTCGGGCTGCGGGTGCCCCACCCGGTGCGTGGTCTCGATCCTCATCGTGGCTCCTGCCCTCGGGTGCTGTGCACGGCCACGCTACGCACCCGGCGAGCGGGAGGGAAGTGCCGGGCGGTCAGGGACGCGAGCGTTCTCCCGGGCGCCGCGGCGCCCCGCCGGCGAGCGTCGGCACCTCGTCGGTGCTGGCGCCGGATCGAGGTGCGGCGATCCCTCGGTCGGACCCTGCGGGCGCCCGCACCCCAGGCGTCCGCGCTCCAGGCGTCCGCCGTCCGGGCATGAGACGACCCCTCGTGCACCTGCCAGAGCTCACCTGCCCTTGCTGCCGTCAGGCCCTGGGGGAGTTCAGCAAGATGACACCGCACGAGGGGTCACCACGAGTGTAACGGGTCTGCGCGGCGGAGCCTGCACGGGGCAGGGGCGAGACAGCCCACATGCGGCGCCGACGGTCGACGCGACGAGCGTCCCCTCTGCGAGCCGCTAGGTCACGAGAACGCAACACGCTCCAGAACAGTCCGAACAGTGAGACGTCGTCGGGTAAGTTCTCCCCACACCCTCGGTGACCCACGTCACCGGACTGCGACGCCGCTGTCGCCGTCGCGTCCCCATTCCCCTCAGGAGGCATTCATGACCTTCGCCGACATGATCGACGCCGTCAACGGCGTCGTCTGGGCGCTCCCGCTGGTCGGGCTGTGCCTGCTCGCCGGCCTCTACTTCTCGATCCGCACGAAGTTCGTCCAGGTCTCCGGCCTGCCGGACATGGTCAAGCAGCTGTTCGGCGGCGAGAAGTCCACCGACGGCACGTCGTCGTTCCAGTCGCTGATGATGTCGCTCGCCAACCGCGTGGGCATGGGCAACATCGGCGGTGTCGCCACCGCCATCGCCTTCGGCGGCCCCGGCGCCGTGTTCTGGATGTGGACGGTCGCCTTCCTCGGTGCCGCCACCTCCTTCATCGAGTCCACCCTCGGCCAGATCTACAAGGAGAAGGATCCGGACACCGGCGAGTACCGCGGCGGCCCGGCCTACTACTTCGAGAAGGCCTACAGCCACAAGGCCAAGGCCCTCTCCCTCGTGTACGGCATCCTGTTCGCCGCCGTCACCGTGATGGCGATGAGCTTCTTCCTCCCCGGCGTGCAGGCCAACGGCATGGCCTCCGCGATCAACCTCGCCTGGGGCTTCCCCACCTGGGGCGTCGCGATCCTGCTGGTGATCGCGCTGGCCTTCATCGTGATCGGCGGCGTGAAGCGCATCGCCGCCTTCGCCGCGTTCGTGGTGCCGCCGATGGCGATCCTGTACATCATCGCGGCGCTGGCCGTGTTCTTCGTGAACTTCGACCAGATCCCCCACGTGTTCGGCCAGATCTTCTCCAGCGCCTTCGGCGCCAACGCGGTGTACGGCGCGATCATCGGCCTCGCCATCAAGTGGGGCGTGCAGCGCGGCATCTACTCCAACGAGGCCGGCCAGGGCACCGGCCCCCACCACGCCGCCGCCGCCGAGGTGTCCCACCCGGCCAAGCAGGGCCTCGTGCAGGCGTTCTCGGTGTACATCGACACCCTGTTCGTGTGCACCGCCACCGCGTTCATCATCATCTCGACGGACATGTACTCGGTGTTCGAGAACGAGACGTTCCCCGGCCCGACCCTCTACACCGGCACCATCGGCACCGACGTGGAGCCCGGCCCCGGCTTCGTGCAGAACGGCTTCGACACCCTCGCCCCCGGCATCGGCCTGGGCTCCAGCTTCGTGGCGATCGCGCTGACGTTCTTCGCCTTCACCACGATCGTGGCCTACTACTACATGGCCGAGGTGAACCTCTCCTACCTCACCCGCAAGATCAAGAACGGCGTGGTGCGCCGCGGCCTGCTGCGCCTGCTGCAGGGCCTGCTGCTGGTCTCGGTGGCGTACGGCGCGATCAACACCGCGGGCTCCGCCTGGGGCCTGGGCGACATCGGCGTGGGCTCGATGGCCTGGCTGAACATCGTCGGCATCCTCCTGCTCCAGGTCCCCGCGCTGAAGGCACTGAAGGACTACCGGGCGCAGAAGAAGGCCGGCAAGGATCCGCAGTTCGATCCGCGACCCCTCGGGATCGCGAACGCCGAGTTCTGGGAGCTGCGGGCCGACGGGAAGGTCCGCCAGGGCCAGACCGGCGAGGAGCTCGCCGCCGAGACCGGCGAGAACCCGATCACTCCCCCGCCGCGCTCCTGACAGTCCGCGTCGCGACAGCGACAGCAGGGCCACAGCAGGACCACAGCGGAATGCCCCGCCCCCGAGATCCTCGGGGGCGGGGCATTCCGCTGTGCACGGCGGGCCGTCAGGCCAGGCCGTGTGGCCGGACTCCCGAGCCAGGCGGTCGGGCCGGGCCTCGTGGCCGGACCCTCAGGCCAGGCGGTGCGCCGGGGACTGGGTCTTCGTCGGGTCGGTCTCGGGCAGATCGCCGAGCACCTCGTCGATGCGGGCCTTCACGTCGGCGTCGAGGGTGACCCCGGCGGCCTTGACGTTCTCGGTGACCTGCTCGGGGCGGGAGGCGCCGATGATCGCGCCGGCCACGTTGTCGTTGCTGAGCACCCAGGCGACGGCCAGCTGCGCCGGGGTGAGGCCCAGCTCCTCGGCGATCGGGAGCAGGCCCTGCACGGCGGTGAGCACCTCGTCGTTCAGGAAGCGCTTGATCATGTCCGCGCCGCCCTTCTCGTCCCGGGCGCGGGAGCCCTCGGGCGCCTCGGCCCCGGGCGTGTACTTGCCGGTGAGGATGCCCTGGGCGACCGGGGACCACACTATCTGGGAGATTCCCAGCTCGCGGGAGGTGGGCACCACGCGCTCCTCGATCACGCGCCAGAGCATCGAGTACTGGGGCTGGTTGGAGATCAGCTGGATGCCGAGCTCGCGGGCGAGCTGATGCCCGGCGCGCAGCTGGTCCGCGTT encodes the following:
- a CDS encoding dicarboxylate/amino acid:cation symporter, producing MSTSTSPTSSETRRPSPLTAIFRIPFGWQVLIGLALGVILGLVAAQMGPVSPTDANPDGDNWLTTTLSTIGGIFVTLLKALVPPLIFLAIVTSIANLRNVTNAARLAWKTLLWFGITALIAVSIGIALGALTSPGENSGVSADAAEASSTQGGWLDFLTGLVPSNFLGITGSASDDGSVSLSFNALQILVISIAVGIAVLKVGEKAEPFLRFTGSALEIVQKLLWWVIRLAPIGTVGLLGNAVASYGWEAIGQLGVFVADVYIGMLIVLLVVYPVLLRANGLSIASFFRGVWPATSLGFVSRSSLGTMPMTQTVTERMGVPRHYASFSVPLGATTKMDGCAAIYPALAAIFVANFYGVPLGVTDYLLIVLVSVLGSAATAGMTGATVMLTLTLSTLGLPLEGVGLLLAIDPILDMGRTALNVTGQSLVPVIVAKREKILDKAAYDAVRRTSFQVIQAEERAEADAAAVQDAAAATDDAAPATDGDSAGGREKAGAPA
- a CDS encoding MFS transporter, whose amino-acid sequence is MTSSHPSPHRPAAHQPPSTPSTEAPAPSLRAAAGTGYFPIAFIARFPFAMMVVGTLTLVVSARESIALGGLNSAVLGLGSALVGPLLGAAADRIGQRPVILASGILNSLALLALAWVAFSPLPDLAVLAVGFVIGATSPQIGPFSRSRLVHLILTRLPAPRRAHSLNATMGYESAADETAFVFGPVVVGLLATTMTPAAPMIGAAVLTLVFVTAFALHPTARASAPTSEEPVRQAPARELRSLRVLVVVAGALGVGLFFGTVLTSLTSFLADTGHGDSAGLVYGVMGVGSTILALSIGLFPQRFTLAARWLVFSSLMLAAMIGFGFAGGLTGVVWAMAIAGIGIGPTIVTLYSLAAERSPQGRSATVMTMLGSATIVGQSAASALTGAVAERAGSQVAMWLPVGAAALVLLAAVVNALGRQRALRRAAQDVERDARRLRELPTEHL
- a CDS encoding TIGR01777 family oxidoreductase translates to MRIETTHRVGHPQPEVQAWYGRPGALVRLTPPGLASMDAPGEGGMRAGRLVGTRVGPPALPDLLRPHWILRHAEHDPQAGRFVDQQVRGPWRTWQHEHLLEADGSGTLVHDRIEIEMPRRLERLEPAAASRMRRLLAFRSRQLHDDLAFHDAFAHLPRRTVAITGSSGLIGTQLAALLETGGHTVRRMVRESSVGEGEISWDPRSGELDPADLEGVDVVVNLAGRSIGTRWTRSARREIRDSRVNGTSLLSRTLAGMRDGPTALVQASAIGLYGPRRPGELLTEEDPGGEGFLADLVRDWEGSTRAARGAGVRVAHVRTGLALSDGGGSLLPQLPLFLAGMGGRLTDAEAMLSWISLDDVVRVFAHAALTADLDGPVNAVAPRPVTALEFARALGAVLHRPALLPVPPFGPRAVLGGAAADELIRTDQRVSSARLEASGFAPAHAELTPALQHLLWR
- a CDS encoding alanine/glycine:cation symporter family protein, with protein sequence MTFADMIDAVNGVVWALPLVGLCLLAGLYFSIRTKFVQVSGLPDMVKQLFGGEKSTDGTSSFQSLMMSLANRVGMGNIGGVATAIAFGGPGAVFWMWTVAFLGAATSFIESTLGQIYKEKDPDTGEYRGGPAYYFEKAYSHKAKALSLVYGILFAAVTVMAMSFFLPGVQANGMASAINLAWGFPTWGVAILLVIALAFIVIGGVKRIAAFAAFVVPPMAILYIIAALAVFFVNFDQIPHVFGQIFSSAFGANAVYGAIIGLAIKWGVQRGIYSNEAGQGTGPHHAAAAEVSHPAKQGLVQAFSVYIDTLFVCTATAFIIISTDMYSVFENETFPGPTLYTGTIGTDVEPGPGFVQNGFDTLAPGIGLGSSFVAIALTFFAFTTIVAYYYMAEVNLSYLTRKIKNGVVRRGLLRLLQGLLLVSVAYGAINTAGSAWGLGDIGVGSMAWLNIVGILLLQVPALKALKDYRAQKKAGKDPQFDPRPLGIANAEFWELRADGKVRQGQTGEELAAETGENPITPPPRS
- a CDS encoding aldo/keto reductase family protein, which codes for MEHRHLGRSGLKISEIIYGNWLTHASQVEDDRARACVRAALDSGISTFDTADTYANTAAEVVLGEALKGERRESLEILTKVYFPTGPKGHNDTGLSRKHIRESIDASLRRLQTDYVDLYQAHRYDDATPLEETMQAFADVVHSGKALYIGVSEWNADQLRAGHQLARELGIQLISNQPQYSMLWRVIEERVVPTSRELGISQIVWSPVAQGILTGKYTPGAEAPEGSRARDEKGGADMIKRFLNDEVLTAVQGLLPIAEELGLTPAQLAVAWVLSNDNVAGAIIGASRPEQVTENVKAAGVTLDADVKARIDEVLGDLPETDPTKTQSPAHRLA